From Verrucomicrobia bacterium S94, the proteins below share one genomic window:
- a CDS encoding DEAD/DEAH box helicase: MSLLKKIASVFGKKDEPTGNKAKKQQETSSSTTDKKNKKQPEPGTVEWRPGQKPVKGKGEGGQRKKTQRKRKEQGPKGEQPQGEKKPRPPRTPKKEIPPFELSAEEQERMKDFRPEEEDRRIAYEKRLRQRWNEKHGIKPERPPRKKRESRGDGDRKPGRNEGERKPRDRKPKRERPADAPYAVTAGATERRKVEDVPWDPETFKVEPAEGKIRFHDLDLHPKLMQSIHALGWKYATPIQGEILPGTLKGRDMAGRAQTGTGKTAAFLISIINHCLNNPLEKHSPASPRALIIAPTRELAMQIGEDSVGLNKFTGLRTVVLYGGMDYNKQQRELEDGLVDIVVATPGRLLDFENKKVVNIRHTEIMVIDEADRMLDMGFIPDVRRIIYKTPPKEKRQTVLFSATLSDDVMKLAAAWMVDPERIDIEPEQVAVDSVEQKVYIVTDDQKFTLLYNIIKNDDPDRIIIFTNRRDQAERLSEDLDRYSIKCEMLSGAVTQKKRMRILEDFKAGKVKVLVATDVAGRGIHVDGLSHVVNFNIPENPDDYVHRIGRTGRAGSTGQSITFACEMESFELPKIEELLGMELKCRMPTDELLAELPPAPPRKPRARRPQQGGQRGGRRPQGGHHKPGQKRSGSGTGHRVPRDKPESR; the protein is encoded by the coding sequence TTGAGCTTACTCAAAAAAATCGCTTCCGTGTTCGGTAAGAAGGACGAACCGACCGGGAACAAAGCAAAGAAACAACAGGAAACATCGTCCAGCACGACTGATAAAAAGAATAAAAAGCAGCCCGAGCCCGGTACCGTCGAATGGCGTCCCGGCCAGAAACCCGTAAAAGGAAAGGGTGAGGGCGGTCAGCGTAAAAAAACGCAGCGCAAACGTAAAGAGCAGGGGCCTAAAGGCGAACAGCCGCAGGGGGAGAAAAAACCGCGCCCGCCGCGTACTCCGAAAAAGGAAATACCTCCGTTTGAGCTGTCTGCCGAAGAGCAGGAACGCATGAAGGATTTCCGTCCGGAGGAGGAAGACCGCCGGATTGCGTATGAAAAACGGCTGAGACAGCGTTGGAACGAAAAACACGGCATTAAGCCGGAGCGCCCGCCGCGTAAAAAACGTGAATCGCGGGGGGATGGCGACAGAAAGCCGGGACGTAATGAGGGTGAGCGTAAACCGCGTGATCGTAAGCCGAAGCGAGAGCGACCGGCGGATGCTCCTTATGCCGTAACTGCGGGAGCCACAGAACGTCGTAAAGTTGAAGATGTTCCGTGGGATCCGGAAACTTTTAAAGTGGAGCCGGCAGAAGGAAAGATCCGTTTTCATGATCTGGATCTGCATCCGAAGCTGATGCAGAGCATTCATGCGTTGGGCTGGAAATATGCGACGCCGATTCAGGGCGAAATTCTTCCGGGCACGTTGAAGGGCAGGGATATGGCCGGCCGGGCCCAGACCGGTACCGGTAAAACGGCTGCGTTTCTGATTTCGATCATCAATCACTGTCTGAACAATCCGTTGGAGAAACACAGTCCGGCAAGTCCGCGGGCTCTGATCATTGCGCCGACCCGCGAACTGGCCATGCAGATCGGCGAAGATTCTGTAGGTTTGAATAAATTCACCGGTCTGCGCACCGTCGTACTTTACGGCGGCATGGATTACAACAAGCAGCAGCGCGAACTGGAAGACGGACTGGTCGATATTGTGGTGGCTACGCCGGGTCGTCTGCTGGATTTTGAAAACAAGAAGGTTGTCAATATCCGCCACACGGAGATCATGGTGATTGATGAAGCTGACCGTATGCTCGATATGGGCTTTATTCCGGACGTACGCCGTATCATCTACAAGACTCCGCCGAAAGAAAAGCGCCAGACGGTGTTGTTCAGTGCAACGCTTTCGGACGATGTCATGAAGCTGGCGGCGGCCTGGATGGTTGATCCGGAGCGGATTGATATTGAGCCGGAGCAGGTAGCTGTTGATAGTGTGGAACAGAAGGTCTATATCGTGACTGATGATCAGAAATTCACACTGCTCTACAACATTATCAAAAATGATGATCCCGACCGGATCATTATCTTCACGAACCGCCGCGATCAGGCTGAGCGTCTATCCGAGGATCTTGATCGCTACAGCATCAAGTGCGAAATGCTGTCGGGTGCGGTGACGCAGAAAAAGCGGATGCGCATTCTGGAAGACTTCAAAGCCGGAAAAGTCAAAGTGCTGGTGGCTACCGATGTCGCCGGCCGCGGGATTCATGTGGACGGCCTGAGCCACGTGGTGAACTTCAACATTCCGGAAAATCCGGATGATTATGTGCACCGTATCGGGCGTACCGGCCGCGCAGGATCCACCGGTCAGTCAATTACGTTTGCCTGTGAGATGGAATCGTTCGAACTGCCGAAGATTGAAGAGCTGCTGGGGATGGAGCTGAAATGCCGTATGCCGACCGACGAGCTGCTGGCGGAGCTTCCGCCGGCTCCGCCGCGTAAGCCGCGGGCCCGTCGACCGCAGCAGGGCGGACAGCGTGGAGGTCGCCGACCGCAGGGCGGACATCACAAACCCGGTCAGAAGCGTTCGGGTAGTGGAACCGGGCACCGTGTTCCGCGTGATAAGCCGGAATCCAGATAA
- a CDS encoding cofactor-independent phosphoglycerate mutase, translated as MKYVFLCGDGMGDYPVEALGDKTPLQAADCPMMRTFAALGETRMVQTVPDGLPPGSDVANMALLGYDASLNYTGRAPIEAAGADISMKSSDVAFRCNLVTVTEDGIMDDYSAGHITTEEAHALVHSLQEALGTEGLTFHPGVQYRHILVWNNGPAECHCEPPHEFTDKPVADNLPAGKREDEIRDLMEKSKAVFADHPVNQKRIAEGKKPATQIWLWGQGKAMQLDSYKSLYGLGGGVISAVDLLKGIAKLAGLEAPDVEGATGFLDTNYQGKIDAAFEILEREDFVYVHIEAPDECGHMGDAQKKTFAIEEFDAKVCSPVFQWLENRGEAYTLVLCTDHRTPVALKGHTSEPVPMTVMKGPVGHTDAQAPFDEDVNGGHAQGMACHWLQDILKNASSD; from the coding sequence ATGAAATATGTGTTTTTATGTGGCGACGGGATGGGTGACTATCCGGTTGAAGCGCTGGGAGATAAAACCCCGCTGCAGGCGGCGGACTGTCCGATGATGCGGACGTTTGCGGCTTTGGGCGAGACGCGCATGGTACAGACGGTTCCGGACGGTTTGCCGCCCGGAAGCGACGTCGCCAACATGGCCCTGCTTGGATACGATGCGTCTCTGAACTATACGGGACGCGCGCCGATCGAGGCCGCCGGTGCGGATATTTCCATGAAATCGTCGGATGTGGCATTTCGCTGCAATCTGGTCACGGTGACCGAAGACGGAATTATGGATGATTATTCGGCCGGACACATTACGACAGAAGAAGCGCATGCGCTGGTGCATTCGCTTCAGGAAGCACTTGGGACGGAAGGACTGACTTTCCATCCGGGTGTACAGTACCGCCATATTCTCGTCTGGAATAATGGCCCTGCGGAATGCCATTGTGAGCCTCCGCATGAATTCACCGATAAGCCGGTGGCAGACAATCTGCCGGCGGGAAAGCGGGAGGATGAAATCCGCGATTTAATGGAAAAATCGAAAGCTGTGTTTGCGGATCATCCGGTAAATCAGAAGCGTATTGCGGAAGGCAAAAAGCCCGCAACGCAGATCTGGCTGTGGGGGCAGGGAAAGGCTATGCAGCTGGATTCATACAAGTCCCTTTACGGTCTTGGCGGCGGGGTAATCTCCGCTGTTGACCTGCTGAAGGGAATCGCAAAACTGGCCGGTTTGGAAGCACCCGATGTTGAAGGTGCGACCGGCTTCCTGGATACCAATTACCAGGGCAAAATTGACGCGGCGTTTGAAATTCTTGAACGTGAGGACTTTGTTTACGTTCATATTGAAGCGCCGGACGAATGCGGTCATATGGGTGATGCACAGAAGAAAACCTTTGCCATCGAAGAGTTCGACGCAAAGGTGTGTTCCCCGGTTTTTCAATGGTTGGAAAACCGCGGCGAAGCGTACACCCTGGTGCTGTGCACCGACCACCGCACACCGGTTGCCCTCAAAGGGCATACCTCTGAGCCCGTTCCCATGACGGTCATGAAAGGACCCGTGGGGCATACGGATGCGCAGGCTCCGTTCGACGAAGATGTGAACGGAGGCCATGCCCAGGGCATGGCCTGCCATTGGTTACAGGATATATTGAAAAACGCATCATCCGACTGA
- the rpe gene encoding ribulose-phosphate 3-epimerase, with product MPEIQIMPSILAADFGHLAAGCRRAEEAGADQLHVDVMDGAFVPNISFGPDVVKMAAANVSIPRNVHLMVKRPQDHIKAFAAAGSDTIQIHIESVCNIEKTLTAIREMGKRPAITLNPETPAEAIFSCLDNRWVDEVLVMSVHPGFGGQKYLDYVEEKVVEIRRRADWVDIAIDGGIDGETVISAAAAGCNLFVAGSYLYKQDDMAAAIADMREKAAANFCKAV from the coding sequence ATGCCCGAAATTCAGATTATGCCATCCATTTTAGCGGCCGATTTCGGCCATCTGGCTGCCGGCTGCCGGCGTGCCGAGGAGGCGGGAGCCGATCAGCTTCATGTTGATGTGATGGACGGTGCGTTTGTGCCGAATATCAGCTTCGGCCCTGATGTGGTGAAAATGGCGGCGGCCAACGTTTCCATTCCCCGGAATGTTCATCTGATGGTGAAACGGCCGCAGGATCATATCAAAGCGTTTGCCGCAGCCGGGTCGGATACGATTCAGATTCACATCGAGTCGGTCTGTAATATTGAAAAAACGTTGACGGCCATCCGTGAAATGGGAAAACGTCCGGCCATTACCCTGAATCCCGAAACGCCGGCTGAAGCGATTTTTTCGTGTCTGGATAACCGCTGGGTGGATGAAGTGCTGGTGATGTCGGTGCATCCGGGATTCGGTGGTCAGAAGTATCTTGACTATGTGGAAGAGAAGGTGGTTGAAATCCGGCGCCGTGCGGACTGGGTGGATATTGCGATCGACGGGGGAATTGACGGCGAAACTGTTATTTCTGCGGCGGCGGCCGGCTGCAATCTGTTTGTGGCGGGGTCTTATCTCTATAAGCAGGATGATATGGCGGCGGCCATTGCGGATATGCGCGAAAAAGCCGCCGCAAATTTCTGCAAAGCGGTTTAG